GCATCGCATTGTGCAAATACTGTGTTTTCTTCAGCACAAGTCTATTCTGAGTCTCCGTTCTACCTGTCTGTGTAAAACACTCTCTTACACATTTCCAGGTGAACTCGGTCATCCCACTGcagtctcctccctcctccagcacTGATCTAAACTTAGACTTTCTTAACACCACCACCGAGGTGGGCtgtgctgagctgtgctgtgccGTGCAGTGACAGTCCTCTTTCTAAGATGAATCCTACTGGGTCCTTCCCACCCTTTACACCAcgccttcattttcattctgcCGTTGCTGTTCCCAGAATCCACCAGGAAGAACAACTTTCCCAGCAATGTGCCAAGGCCCAACCTCTCCAAATTTGTCTGGGACTCTGTCCCTCCCATATCCTCTGTGTATGGCTAGGCAACATGGGTATCATCCCTAAATCAGGGTCTGCGATCTTACCTGCAGGGGTGCCAGGGGTGTTgggccaggtgtgtgtgtgttgcatgtgtgtgtgtgtgtgggggggggttgtctgCTCACAGTTTCTCTTTCCCCACTCTCCATGATGTTTCCTATCCAGACGCTAGGGGATTTGAACGTGAAATGATGGAACTGAGCATCTTTGTTCTCTGATTGGAAAGTAGAGTGGTCTCAGGGACAGCAAACAAGAGCCTCACAGCTGATCTGAACAACcccttccaccaccaccaaagcTCCTCTTTTTCAGGAGCCCAGCCTCACAAAGACCAGGCTAATGGTTGCTCCTGGAAGCTGGAGGCAGCCCAGAGCGAATTCTGCACCCAGTACGCCCTCCCCGGCTCTTTCACCTCCCCCAGACAGCTGGGAACTCACACCTCAGATGACAGAACTTGTCCTGGGGCTTCTGCTGGGAGGGGGTTGGGCACTGCAGCACAGGAGGCCCTGGGAAGcccaggagtgggaggaggaaagCCAGACCCTGCCTGTCTCTGAGAATAAGGCTCTCTCAGGGATGTAATGAGTACTCCCACATCAGTAGGTCCTCCCCTAAAATGCCTCCTTCACCCTGGAGGCTTGCTAAATAGACAGCTGCTCCCCGGTTCTTTCTCTCCCTAGATGCAGGATGGGAGTGTGTACAGCTGCCTTGGCTGTTTAGTGTACTTAAAATGGAGCAATCAGGAATGGACCAGGCCTAAGAGAATATCCTATTGTGTTATCTAGATCAAGCCATTTTGACAAATATTGAGTGTCTCCATACGTGATACGCTTAGTGTTTAAGGTGCAGGGAGAGGCAGCTGGTTCTGTCAAGGTCACGTGTGTGGGACTAATCCACATGTAAAGTTGTGCCTATAACCAAAGTACTTCAGGTGCCACCCTTGTCTACTGTCTCTTTTCAGCCCAGGCTCTATGCTAGAGTCAAAGCTGAGTGGGGCAGTTGACCCCAGACGGGATCCAGCCTCTGGCACCACCAGACAGTCTGGGCCCTTCCTGGAGTCTCTAGTCTAATCTTTGTGGGGCCTGCTTGGGCTTTAACTGCCAAGTAGTACACCTGATCAGAACTTCATCTGTAAGGACCGGCAGTTTTcacagggttctctctctctctctctctctctctctctctctctctgtgtgtgtgtgtgtgtgtgtgtatgcttctgtTACTCCTTTTGCCCTGACCCAGCTAGGAAATCAGAAGCCTCAGTCCTCCCTTGAGACGTTCACTTGCGGGGTGATGGGTGAGATTAGTCCTCACGATTCCCCTCCACTCCAGCGTCAGGATTCCAGTTATTAGTATTGCTCTGGCACCTGCCTTGGTCGTTTCTCATCTTTCCACCCTCAACCCATAGACCAGGTGTTGGGACCAGGTTGTAGGATGAGACGTTGGGCTATATGGCATAAGGACCCGTGTATCCTCTTCAAAGATGAGGGAGgatgtatgggggggggggttgtatgGATCTCGGTTGTGGGTGCCAAAAGAGGCAGGTGCCTTGGGGGTGGCGGTGGGTTGGCGAGCTGGCCCCACAACCAGACCCAACTAGACGACCCCCCGGCCCTGCAGCGCCCCGCCCCCGCGGTCCGCTTGCGACGTGTCGCCTGCCGCGCCCCGCCCACGCCGCAGTGCCCGGATGCGGGTGACGTGCAGCCGCCATCTTCCAGTCCCGGGTAGCCAGCGCCAGTCGGAGCCAGCgcgagccgccgccgccgccgtcgccgTCACTGCCTCTGCCAAGTCCTCTGCCCGCTACCCCCGCCATGTAAGTCAGCCGCCTGCCACTCGCCACCCGCGGATGTTCTGCCCCTTGCGGGCCGCCACCCCAAGGAGTGGACCGGGAAACACGGGGGTCCCGCCGCGCCTCTCGTGCCGCGGGCCAGGCTGGTGCCCATGACTGCGGGTGTATGCCCGGAACCGGGTCCCTGGCGGTCTGGCACGGGCGATGGCTACCGGAGGGAGCAGACCCAGAGTCCACCCTCCGCCCCGCCCCTGTCACCATGGCCGTCAGTCATTTCGGGTCGACCCCGGGCAGCATCTACGAGGTCGCCCTCATTTAACCGGAGGGGAAATTGAGGCATGAGGAGGGTCTCTCAAGGTCACGCAGCTCAACCGCTTTGGGGCCTTAGAGTGACTGTCTCCCATCGGGTGGCCTTCTCGCGCAAGAGAGGACTGGAGGGACTgtggatggacaggtggatgggTGGAGCCCCGGCCGTAGGGCCAGAGGCTTCAGGCCTCGAGTCTTAATCCGTTTCTCTTCCTTAGGTCGGCTACCGCTGCCACCGTCCCGCCTGCCGCCCCGGCCGGCGAGGGTGGCCCCCCTGCACCTCCTCCAAACCTTACTAGTAACAGGAGACTGCAGCAGACCCAGGCCCAGGTGGatgaggtgagtgtgtgtgtgtctgtgtctatgtgtgtcaaAGATGCAAGATGATGGGCTGGCAAATAGGTGTGGGAGCCCATCTTGGGTTGAAGGTAATGACAGTTTATGCTCAGTGGGTTTGGTCGGAGACCTGCCTcatcccctctctgtctccctgttagCATGCACTTGGAAGGGCTGCAGGATGAATCAGTTGAGCTAGCCTGGGGTGTGCCAGCTGGGGCAGGTGTGCCCTGGTGATAGGCGGATCCAGGCCCTATAGATAGAGGGTGTTGCTGAGACATCTGAGAGCTATGGCAGCGGCATGCCCCTGATGTGTGCTCCTTGCATGTCCCCTAGGTGTGCTAGGCATGTTCTGTGTATGTCCTTGGCATGTTAGCCTGGAAACATCGGGGTGCATGTTCCACTTGTGTCACGATGGGCACATGTTCAAGAAGTGCCCTCCTTGAGGCATGCCTTGGCACACCCCCCTGCCTCGTGGACCCCTCCCTCAGGTGGTGGACATCATGAGGGTGAATGTGGACAAGGTCCTGGAGCGGGACCAGAAGTTGTCGGAGCTGGATGACCGTGCAGATGCCCTCCAGGCAGGGGCCTCCCAGTTTGAAACGAGTGCAGCCAAGCTCAAGCGCAAATACTGGTGGAAAAACCTCAAGGtaaagggaggagatggggacaggtggggggggcagtgggggggtggggtgtcacTGTGTCATTCACCTCCCTCTCACTCTTAGATGATGATCATCTTGGGAGTGATCTGCGCCATCATCCTCATCATTATCATCGGTGAGTGGGGCCAGAGGCCAGGGCCCCTTCCCTGGAGAGGTAGAGGCTTTCCCTGGGGAGCCTGGGCTTTGAAGGTCATTAACCTAGTTTTTACTCTGCAACCAAAACACGCTTTGCTGCTATTGGCAGTTCTTACTCATTTAGAGCCCAAAACTTGAGTGTTGTATAGCCCTGCTTTCCCTGGTTATGGGTAAATCCGGTTAAGATTTTGGGACGAGGAATACTGGGTGGGTCCTGGTGTTCGTCTAGGAACCCTTTGAGCCTAAAAGCTCCATCTGGGGATTCTAAAACTGGTGTAGGAGACAGGAAAGGGTGAGGGTCTCAAACACCAACCA
Above is a genomic segment from Mus caroli chromosome 11, CAROLI_EIJ_v1.1, whole genome shotgun sequence containing:
- the Vamp2 gene encoding vesicle-associated membrane protein 2 isoform X2 translates to MSATAATVPPAAPAGEGGPPAPPPNLTSNRRLQQTQAQVDEVVDIMRVNVDKVLERDQKLSELDDRADALQAGASQFETSAAKLKRKYWWKNLKMMIILGVICAIILIIIIVYFST
- the Vamp2 gene encoding vesicle-associated membrane protein 2 isoform X1, with protein sequence MTAGVCPEPGPWRSGTGDGYRREQTQSPPSAPPLSPWPSVISGRPRAASTRSATAATVPPAAPAGEGGPPAPPPNLTSNRRLQQTQAQVDEVVDIMRVNVDKVLERDQKLSELDDRADALQAGASQFETSAAKLKRKYWWKNLKMMIILGVICAIILIIIIVYFST